In Streptantibioticus cattleyicolor NRRL 8057 = DSM 46488, a genomic segment contains:
- a CDS encoding Uma2 family endonuclease codes for MGVAAHEERYGPWTSEDVLALGEDRGQRRELIGEALMLSPRPGVGHQRALSRLAQSLDSAVQAAGAPFEVMEAVNLILPDGLFIPDIVVVGAEAADKDPVTFDAESALLVVEIVSPSSNGRRVDRLLKPPYYAEAGIEHLWRLELEPSPTLIAAELEDGRYVNRVVAEDGAVTRIGTPFPVEIDPGTLVRQKR; via the coding sequence GTGGGCGTCGCGGCACACGAGGAGCGCTACGGGCCGTGGACGTCGGAGGACGTCCTGGCGTTGGGGGAGGACCGTGGTCAGCGGCGGGAACTGATCGGTGAGGCGCTCATGCTCTCGCCGAGGCCGGGGGTCGGGCACCAGCGTGCCTTGTCCCGCTTGGCCCAGTCGCTGGACTCCGCCGTCCAAGCCGCGGGCGCGCCCTTCGAGGTCATGGAAGCGGTCAACCTGATCCTGCCCGACGGCCTGTTCATCCCGGACATCGTCGTGGTGGGCGCCGAGGCCGCCGACAAGGACCCGGTGACCTTCGACGCCGAGTCGGCGCTGCTCGTGGTCGAGATCGTCTCGCCCTCCTCCAACGGCCGCCGGGTCGACCGGCTGCTCAAGCCGCCGTACTACGCCGAGGCGGGCATCGAGCACCTGTGGCGGCTGGAGCTGGAGCCCTCCCCGACGCTGATCGCGGCCGAGCTGGAGGACGGCCGCTACGTGAACCGCGTGGTGGCCGAGGACGGTGCCGTGACGCGGATCGGCACGCCGTTCCCGGTGGAGATCGACCCCGGCACGCTGGTGCGGCAGAAGCGCTGA
- a CDS encoding DNA repair helicase XPB, with protein MNGPLIVQSDKTLLLEVDHPRADECRRAIAPFAELERAPEHIHTYRVTPLGLWNARAAGHDAEQVVDALVSFSRYPVPHALLVDIAETMDRYGRLTLTKDPAHGLVLATTDRAVLEEVLRSKKIQPLVGARIDQDTVAVHPSERGQIKQTLLKLGWPAEDLAGYVDGEAHSIELEQDGWSLRPYQRQAVESFWHGGSGVVVLPCGAGKTLVGAGAMATAKSTTLILVTNTVSARQWKHELVRRTSLTEDEIGEYSGTRKEIRPVTIATYQVLTTKRKGVYPHLELFDSRDWGLIVYDEVHLLPAPVFKFTADLQARRRLGLTATLVREDGRESDVFSLIGPKRFDAPWKEIEAQGYIAPADCVEVRVNLTDAERLAYATAETEEKYRYCATTETKRRVTEALVRRHKGQQTLVIGQYIDQLDELGEHLDAPVIKGETSNAQREKLFDAFRSGELSVLVVSKVANFSIDLPEATVAIQVSGTFGSRQEEAQRLGRVLRPKADGHEARFYSVVARDTVDQDFAAHRQRFLAEQGYAYRIVDADDLLAGDEVG; from the coding sequence GTGAACGGACCCCTCATCGTCCAGAGCGACAAGACGCTGCTGCTGGAGGTCGACCATCCGCGGGCGGACGAGTGCCGGCGGGCGATCGCGCCGTTCGCGGAGTTGGAGCGGGCGCCGGAGCACATCCATACGTACCGGGTGACGCCGCTGGGGCTGTGGAACGCGCGGGCGGCCGGGCATGACGCGGAGCAGGTGGTGGACGCGCTGGTGAGCTTCTCGCGCTACCCGGTGCCGCACGCGCTGCTGGTGGACATCGCCGAGACGATGGACCGGTACGGCAGGCTCACCCTCACCAAGGACCCGGCGCACGGGCTGGTGCTGGCCACCACCGACCGGGCGGTGCTGGAGGAGGTGCTTCGGTCGAAGAAGATCCAGCCGCTGGTGGGCGCCCGGATCGACCAGGACACGGTGGCCGTGCACCCCTCCGAGCGCGGCCAGATCAAGCAGACGTTGCTGAAGCTGGGGTGGCCGGCCGAGGACCTGGCCGGGTACGTGGACGGTGAGGCCCACTCGATCGAGCTGGAGCAGGACGGCTGGAGCCTGCGCCCGTACCAGCGGCAGGCGGTGGAGAGCTTCTGGCACGGCGGCTCCGGGGTGGTCGTGCTGCCGTGCGGCGCGGGCAAGACGCTGGTCGGGGCGGGCGCGATGGCCACCGCCAAGTCGACGACGCTGATCCTGGTCACCAACACCGTCTCCGCCCGGCAGTGGAAGCACGAGCTGGTCAGGCGCACCTCGCTGACCGAGGACGAGATCGGCGAGTACAGCGGGACACGCAAGGAGATCCGTCCGGTCACCATCGCCACGTACCAGGTGCTGACCACCAAGCGGAAGGGCGTCTACCCGCACCTGGAGCTGTTCGACTCGCGGGACTGGGGGCTGATCGTCTACGACGAGGTGCACCTGCTGCCGGCGCCGGTGTTCAAGTTCACCGCCGACCTCCAGGCGCGGCGGCGGCTGGGGCTGACGGCGACGCTGGTGCGCGAGGACGGCCGGGAGTCGGACGTGTTCTCGCTGATCGGCCCGAAACGGTTCGACGCACCGTGGAAGGAGATCGAGGCGCAGGGGTACATCGCGCCGGCCGACTGCGTCGAGGTGCGGGTCAACCTCACCGACGCCGAGCGGCTGGCGTACGCCACCGCCGAGACCGAGGAGAAGTACCGTTACTGCGCCACCACGGAGACCAAGCGCAGGGTCACCGAGGCGCTGGTGCGGCGGCACAAGGGGCAGCAGACGCTGGTGATCGGCCAGTACATCGACCAGCTCGACGAGCTGGGCGAGCACCTGGACGCCCCGGTGATCAAGGGTGAGACCAGCAACGCGCAGCGGGAGAAGCTCTTCGACGCGTTCCGCTCCGGCGAGCTGAGCGTGCTGGTGGTGTCGAAGGTGGCCAACTTCTCCATCGACCTGCCGGAGGCGACCGTGGCCATCCAGGTGTCGGGGACGTTCGGTTCCCGCCAGGAGGAGGCGCAGCGGCTCGGGCGGGTGCTGCGGCCCAAGGCCGACGGGCACGAGGCGCGGTTCTACTCGGTGGTCGCCCGGGACACCGTCGACCAGGACTTCGCCGCCCACCGCCAGCGGTTCCTGGCCGAGCAGGGGTACGCCTACCGGATCGTGGACGCCGACGACCTGCTGGCCGGGGACGAGGTGGGCTGA
- a CDS encoding glycosyltransferase 87 family protein codes for MTFTTAVGDGGNTAERQSTLRVALAAAPRRPLLLATVVLAASLAAYAGVCLTMRFQLADALVYRAEGQAAAGGHGLYDLRVTEWRLPATYPPFAAILFIPTAWPPLDVLRLAVTEANAVLLGLLAHLSFRFAGWPRRAALRPVGIILAVALGIWLEPVFQTLAFGQVNLALACLVLWDLGRPDGARGKGIAIGIAAGIKLTPGLFAVYLLLSGRVRAAATAAASFAGTVLLGWLVLPDASRDFWTHRIFQTERVGKVWIVDNQSLQGLLARLLHTPAPGTVWLVADALTAVAGLAVAVLASRRGLETWGVLCAAVTALLICPISWSHHWVYCVPMLAVLAAEARRRPWRWAAVAAVAVAFTARTMWIVHRPGGYVLHLPWWQQPLASAYPLLGLAFLASAYLRVRGRRRTPPGQPTSSPASRSSASTIR; via the coding sequence GTGACCTTCACAACAGCCGTGGGCGACGGCGGCAACACCGCCGAGCGTCAGTCGACGCTGCGCGTGGCGCTCGCCGCCGCGCCGCGCCGGCCGCTGCTGCTGGCCACCGTGGTGCTGGCGGCCTCGCTCGCCGCGTACGCCGGGGTCTGCCTGACGATGCGCTTCCAGCTCGCCGACGCGCTGGTCTACCGGGCCGAGGGCCAGGCCGCGGCCGGCGGCCACGGCCTGTACGACCTGCGGGTCACCGAGTGGCGGCTGCCCGCCACCTACCCGCCGTTCGCCGCGATCCTGTTCATCCCGACCGCCTGGCCGCCGCTGGACGTGCTGCGGCTCGCGGTCACCGAGGCCAACGCGGTGCTGCTGGGGCTCCTGGCCCACCTGTCGTTCCGGTTCGCCGGCTGGCCGCGCCGCGCCGCGCTGCGCCCGGTCGGCATCATCCTCGCCGTCGCCCTCGGCATATGGCTCGAACCGGTCTTCCAGACGCTCGCCTTCGGCCAGGTCAACCTTGCCCTCGCCTGCCTGGTGCTGTGGGACCTCGGCCGGCCGGACGGCGCCCGCGGCAAGGGCATCGCCATCGGCATCGCGGCCGGCATCAAGCTGACCCCCGGGCTCTTCGCCGTCTACCTGCTGCTGTCCGGACGGGTACGTGCGGCGGCCACCGCGGCGGCCTCGTTCGCCGGAACGGTACTGCTGGGCTGGCTGGTCCTCCCCGACGCCAGCCGCGACTTCTGGACCCACCGGATCTTCCAGACCGAACGGGTCGGCAAGGTCTGGATCGTCGACAACCAGTCCCTCCAGGGGCTCCTCGCCCGGCTGCTGCACACCCCCGCCCCCGGCACGGTCTGGCTCGTCGCCGACGCGCTCACCGCCGTCGCCGGCCTCGCCGTCGCCGTCCTCGCCTCCCGGCGCGGCCTGGAGACCTGGGGGGTGCTGTGCGCCGCGGTCACCGCGCTGCTGATCTGCCCGATCAGCTGGTCGCACCACTGGGTGTACTGCGTGCCGATGCTCGCCGTACTCGCCGCCGAGGCGCGCCGCCGGCCCTGGCGGTGGGCGGCGGTGGCCGCGGTCGCCGTGGCCTTCACCGCGCGCACCATGTGGATCGTGCACCGGCCCGGCGGCTACGTCCTCCACCTGCCGTGGTGGCAGCAGCCGTTGGCCTCCGCCTACCCGCTGCTGGGACTGGCGTTCCTCGCGTCCGCGTACCTCCGGGTACGCGGACGCCGCCGGACGCCGCCGGGTCAGCCCACCTCGTCCCCGGCCAGCAGGTCGTCGGCGTCCACGATCCGGTAG
- a CDS encoding HelD family protein, with protein MSTTHQSSPTPPSSSEEASGPDGPLGREQAHLAASRAALRAMRADAEALDIADVAANWVNAEVLRGQLDARIEALADLADTPLFFGRLDYLTAPGLERTADGTDGGEDEHRFYIGRRHVHDAQGDPMVIDWRAPVSQPFYRASRADPQDVALRRRFGYTGGALTAYEDEHLSDPDEADTGSALLQREIERPRVGPMRDIVATIQPEQDEIVRSGVGGTICVQGAPGTGKTAVGLHRVAYLLYAHRERLARTGTLVVGPNRSFLHYIEQVLPALGELHVKQTTVDDLVAHVPVKGTDTAAAARLKGDARMAEVLRRAVRDGVRMPTEPLVVVRGSRRWRVPAYELEELVRELTARDMRYGAAAEALPQRIAHAVLVRMEAAGEAPDDRVQDAVARSQPVKAAAKAMWPPVDPVKLVLRLLSEPEFLARCADGVLTDDEQKEILWAKPARGVKSALWTAADAVLVDEAMDLVHRTPSLGHVVLDEAQDLSPMQYRAVGRRCTTGSATVLGDLAQGTTPWATASWPEALSHLGKPEARVEELTRGFRVPRQVIAYASRLLPTIAPGLAPATSVRESAGDLVVRRVAPEELDDAVVAACRRALEREGSIGLIAADPRIPELTRTLSAAGLAHLAPGAETSADARLTLVPASLAKGLEYDYVVLDEPAALVDAEPDARTGLRRLYVALTRAVTGLEVVHAAELPEELGAA; from the coding sequence GTGTCCACCACACACCAGTCATCCCCGACCCCGCCGTCCTCGTCCGAGGAGGCGTCCGGCCCGGACGGACCGCTCGGCCGGGAGCAGGCCCATCTGGCCGCGTCCCGAGCCGCGTTGCGGGCGATGCGGGCCGACGCCGAGGCGCTCGACATCGCCGACGTGGCGGCGAACTGGGTCAACGCCGAGGTGCTGCGCGGCCAGCTCGACGCGCGGATCGAGGCGCTGGCCGACCTGGCGGACACCCCGCTGTTCTTCGGCCGCCTCGACTACCTCACGGCCCCCGGGCTGGAGCGCACGGCGGACGGGACGGACGGCGGCGAGGACGAGCACCGGTTCTACATCGGCCGCCGGCACGTCCACGACGCCCAGGGCGACCCGATGGTGATCGACTGGCGGGCGCCGGTCTCCCAGCCGTTCTACCGGGCCTCCCGGGCCGATCCGCAGGACGTGGCGCTGCGCCGCCGGTTCGGCTACACCGGCGGCGCGCTGACCGCGTACGAGGACGAGCACCTGTCCGACCCCGACGAGGCCGACACCGGCAGCGCGCTGCTGCAACGGGAGATCGAACGGCCCCGCGTCGGCCCGATGCGGGACATCGTGGCCACCATCCAGCCCGAACAGGACGAGATCGTCCGCTCCGGTGTGGGCGGCACCATCTGCGTCCAGGGCGCCCCGGGCACCGGGAAGACCGCGGTGGGCCTGCACCGGGTCGCCTATCTGCTCTACGCGCACCGGGAGCGCCTCGCCCGCACCGGCACCCTGGTCGTCGGCCCCAACCGCTCGTTCCTGCACTACATCGAGCAGGTGCTGCCCGCGCTCGGCGAGTTGCACGTGAAACAGACCACGGTGGACGACCTGGTGGCGCACGTCCCCGTCAAGGGCACCGACACCGCCGCCGCGGCCCGGCTCAAGGGCGACGCGCGGATGGCCGAGGTGCTGCGGCGCGCGGTGCGCGACGGCGTACGGATGCCCACCGAGCCGCTGGTGGTGGTCCGCGGCTCCCGCCGCTGGCGCGTCCCGGCGTACGAACTCGAAGAGCTGGTCCGCGAGTTGACGGCGCGCGACATGCGGTACGGGGCGGCGGCCGAGGCGCTGCCGCAGCGCATCGCGCACGCGGTGCTGGTGCGGATGGAGGCGGCCGGGGAGGCCCCCGACGACCGGGTGCAGGACGCGGTGGCCCGTTCCCAGCCGGTGAAGGCGGCGGCGAAGGCGATGTGGCCGCCGGTGGACCCGGTGAAGCTGGTGCTGCGGCTGCTGTCGGAGCCGGAGTTCCTGGCGCGCTGCGCGGACGGGGTGCTCACCGACGACGAGCAGAAGGAGATCCTGTGGGCGAAGCCGGCCCGCGGGGTGAAGTCGGCGCTCTGGACGGCGGCGGACGCGGTGCTGGTGGACGAGGCGATGGACCTGGTGCACCGCACGCCATCGCTGGGCCACGTGGTGCTGGACGAGGCGCAGGACCTGTCGCCCATGCAGTACCGGGCGGTGGGGCGGCGCTGCACCACCGGTTCGGCCACGGTCCTGGGCGACCTGGCGCAGGGCACCACGCCGTGGGCCACCGCGAGCTGGCCGGAGGCCCTGTCCCACCTGGGCAAGCCGGAGGCGCGGGTGGAGGAGCTGACCCGGGGCTTCCGGGTGCCGCGCCAGGTGATCGCCTACGCCTCCCGGCTGCTCCCCACCATCGCCCCCGGCCTCGCCCCGGCGACCTCGGTGCGGGAGTCCGCCGGTGACCTGGTGGTGCGGCGGGTGGCGCCCGAGGAGCTGGACGACGCGGTGGTCGCCGCGTGCCGCCGGGCGCTGGAACGGGAGGGTTCCATCGGCCTGATCGCCGCCGACCCCCGGATCCCCGAACTGACCCGTACCCTGTCCGCGGCCGGCCTCGCCCACCTCGCCCCCGGCGCGGAGACCTCGGCCGACGCCCGGCTCACCCTCGTCCCCGCGAGCCTCGCCAAGGGCCTGGAGTACGACTACGTCGTCCTCGACGAACCCGCCGCCCTCGTCGACGCCGAGCCCGACGCCCGCACCGGCCTGCGCCGCCTGTACGTGGCGCTGACGCGTGCGGTCACCGGGCTGGAGGTGGTGCACGCGGCGGAGCTGCCGGAGGAGTTGGGCGCGGCGTAG
- a CDS encoding copper homeostasis protein CutC translates to MSRPIFEVIALGADDAIAAEAGGADRLELVTDMAADGLTPGRATFAAVRAAVRIPLRVMLRASDGFTAGDAADVDALCSAAQALRAEGAEEFVLGFLTGDGAPDLAALRALLGVLDGCRWTFHRAIDHCADRAALRARLAGLPGLDTYLTAGHPAGVDEGLPVLVAEAARGAAAEPGYGPRILVGGGLRADHLPALRAAGIDAFHVGGAVRPGGWDAPVDPAAVRAWRTALDTPALAEPV, encoded by the coding sequence ATGTCTAGACCAATCTTCGAAGTGATCGCTCTCGGGGCCGACGACGCGATCGCCGCCGAGGCCGGAGGGGCGGACCGCCTCGAACTGGTCACCGACATGGCCGCCGACGGCCTCACCCCGGGCCGGGCGACGTTCGCCGCGGTGCGCGCCGCGGTGCGGATCCCGTTGCGCGTGATGCTGCGCGCCTCGGACGGGTTCACGGCCGGTGACGCGGCCGACGTCGACGCGCTCTGCTCCGCCGCGCAGGCGCTGCGCGCCGAGGGCGCCGAGGAGTTCGTCCTCGGCTTCCTCACCGGTGACGGCGCCCCCGACCTGGCGGCGCTGCGCGCCCTCCTCGGCGTCCTGGACGGCTGCCGCTGGACGTTCCACCGCGCGATCGACCACTGCGCCGACCGCGCGGCGCTGCGCGCCCGGCTCGCCGGACTGCCGGGGCTCGACACCTACCTCACGGCCGGCCACCCGGCCGGCGTCGACGAGGGGCTGCCGGTGCTGGTGGCCGAGGCCGCCCGGGGCGCCGCGGCCGAGCCCGGCTACGGCCCGCGCATCCTCGTCGGCGGCGGCCTGCGCGCCGACCACCTGCCCGCCCTGCGCGCGGCCGGGATCGACGCCTTCCACGTCGGCGGCGCGGTACGCCCCGGCGGCTGGGACGCCCCCGTGGACCCCGCCGCCGTCCGCGCCTGGCGCACCGCCCTCGACACCCCCGCCCTGGCCGAACCGGTCTGA
- a CDS encoding HD domain-containing protein, producing the protein MPSLPPSPSPSSSPSGLLDRWCVLLRRAGATADPVPYGENLIARWSEPHRRHHTTDHLRTVLDHAEELAAHATDPDAVLLAGWFHDAVYRPERSENEERSAALAERALREAGLAGPLTAEVARLVRLTADHDPAPGDRNGELLTDADLADLAGSPERYAAYASSVRDEYAFVPDEEFRAARAEVLRQLLSRPRVFRTPYGAVHWERAARHNVGTELALLSP; encoded by the coding sequence ATGCCGAGCCTGCCTCCCTCGCCGTCCCCGTCCTCGTCCCCGTCCGGTCTGCTCGACCGGTGGTGCGTCCTCCTGCGCCGGGCCGGCGCCACCGCGGATCCGGTGCCGTACGGGGAGAACCTGATCGCCCGCTGGTCCGAACCGCACCGGCGCCACCACACCACCGACCACCTGCGGACCGTCCTCGACCACGCCGAGGAACTGGCCGCGCACGCCACCGACCCGGACGCGGTGCTGCTGGCCGGCTGGTTCCACGACGCGGTGTACCGGCCGGAACGCTCCGAGAACGAGGAACGCAGCGCGGCGCTGGCCGAACGGGCGCTGCGCGAGGCGGGCCTGGCGGGTCCGCTCACCGCGGAGGTCGCCCGGCTCGTCCGGCTCACCGCCGACCACGACCCCGCGCCCGGCGACCGCAACGGTGAACTCCTCACCGACGCCGACCTCGCCGACCTCGCCGGCTCCCCCGAGCGCTACGCCGCCTACGCCTCTTCCGTCCGGGACGAGTACGCCTTCGTCCCGGACGAGGAGTTCCGCGCCGCGCGGGCCGAGGTGCTGCGTCAACTCCTGTCGCGGCCACGGGTGTTCCGTACTCCGTACGGTGCCGTGCACTGGGAGCGTGCGGCGCGGCACAACGTGGGGACGGAGCTTGCCCTGTTGTCACCGTGA